The Nitrosomonas sp. genome has a segment encoding these proteins:
- the traW gene encoding type-F conjugative transfer system protein TraW — translation MIRIHLLICCLLVLIAGKLMAEDLGVIGPTYPIQERDLIEVMQSRLKHMEQTGELAELQENYKQKVIAGIERPQPVAGISTSETNKTFYIDPSFILDRDMVDEHGRIMFKAGYKVNPLDYAGLSKILVFFNGDDERQVVFVKRFIESADMPVKLILIAGAPLELMREWQREVFFDQGGVLSKHFRITHSPATVRQEGKRLRIDEIHP, via the coding sequence ATGATACGCATTCATCTGCTCATCTGCTGCCTGCTTGTATTGATTGCCGGGAAACTCATGGCCGAAGACCTTGGTGTAATTGGTCCGACGTATCCAATACAGGAACGTGACCTGATCGAAGTCATGCAGTCCAGACTGAAGCACATGGAACAGACTGGCGAGCTTGCCGAATTGCAGGAAAACTACAAACAGAAGGTGATTGCAGGTATTGAGCGACCACAACCGGTTGCCGGTATCAGCACATCTGAAACCAACAAAACCTTTTATATTGATCCCTCCTTCATCCTTGACCGGGATATGGTGGACGAACATGGCCGGATCATGTTCAAGGCGGGTTACAAGGTCAATCCGCTCGATTATGCCGGTTTGAGCAAGATACTGGTGTTTTTCAATGGCGATGATGAGCGCCAGGTAGTTTTCGTCAAGCGTTTTATCGAATCAGCGGACATGCCGGTCAAGCTCATACTGATTGCCGGAGCGCCACTGGAACTGATGCGCGAATGGCAACGGGAAGTATTCTTTGATCAGGGCGGCGTTTTGTCGAAGCACTTCAGAATCACGCATTCGCCCGCAACGGTCAGGCAGGAAGGCAAAAGGCTGAGAATCGATGAAATCCACCCTTGA
- a CDS encoding TraI domain-containing protein — protein sequence MASPGKRSLSKQFRDEDIPRYPPFVQGLPVIAVDRLMYTQEDIIDRIQRTIGNQTHFNQYYIPVIERFAAYAHLLPASQSHHHRGAGGLFRHSLEVALYALQSAEKALPNIAQTPAKRREMETSWQLIVFLAALCHDAGKPVTDMTIANHDRSKIWRPIRESLLAWATRSKVESYYLDWREGRDRQHTVMANLVADRIIGTETLAGIEEISIEMIIWLMESLNSNPSAANPVHDLVIRADRISVERDLKTIGATMAGYDLGVPVERMLTDIMRRLIKESIWLVNEPGARVWKLAGNTYIVWPASGEDMVRVIREEKMLGLAHTPEGILDMLVERDIAQIREGQSPYWRIAPACLKEKIADIRLQVIRLKDDVMVSAMPLQTVEGEVIDVTCVQLEAPEIATQTPQMDSAPAFSAKSSQQLENTNTIGAVNQKPSPTLQENQPVQKEAASPSYPALPVLPEGLKLDFPDNEAGRILQVLRDDVASNRKQWGQDVLLDENGYLLIHWPDAFSGCTFPLKSILDALSDQRWLWIDPVTPWKKVIDTEINGQTIKVIRLEKTISAVFVRIPGKPVSGSSNSHPETQSTNSKPETGIQQSPPLQQSTPSSKVSVSGPGNASDNFPSLDELLAVVRAMDDLQTDQDGWLELDRKILAKAVRRAGYRFTVVLLNKLIKEHSDRLSSEGTLLRCRP from the coding sequence ATGGCATCTCCTGGCAAGCGATCCCTATCGAAACAATTTCGTGACGAAGACATTCCGCGTTACCCGCCTTTCGTTCAGGGTTTGCCAGTCATTGCGGTTGATCGGCTTATGTACACCCAGGAAGACATCATTGATCGCATCCAGCGCACCATTGGCAATCAGACTCACTTCAATCAATACTACATTCCTGTAATTGAAAGATTTGCTGCTTATGCACATCTTTTGCCTGCTTCACAATCGCATCATCACCGTGGCGCTGGGGGATTGTTCCGGCATTCTCTGGAAGTTGCACTGTATGCGCTGCAATCAGCAGAAAAAGCCCTGCCGAACATCGCGCAGACTCCAGCAAAGCGACGAGAAATGGAGACGAGCTGGCAACTGATCGTGTTTCTGGCCGCCCTGTGTCACGACGCTGGCAAGCCTGTTACCGACATGACGATTGCCAATCATGACCGCTCAAAGATATGGCGACCCATCAGGGAAAGCCTGCTTGCCTGGGCAACCCGATCAAAAGTGGAATCCTATTATCTCGATTGGCGCGAAGGCCGTGATCGCCAGCATACCGTTATGGCAAATCTGGTAGCGGACAGAATCATTGGCACCGAAACACTTGCAGGAATAGAAGAAATCAGTATCGAGATGATCATCTGGCTGATGGAGTCCTTGAATTCCAATCCTTCTGCTGCCAACCCCGTTCATGATCTGGTCATCAGGGCGGATCGGATCAGTGTGGAACGCGATCTTAAAACTATCGGCGCGACCATGGCTGGCTATGATCTTGGTGTGCCAGTCGAACGCATGCTGACCGACATCATGCGCCGCCTGATCAAAGAAAGTATCTGGCTGGTCAATGAGCCTGGTGCGCGTGTGTGGAAGCTTGCGGGCAATACTTATATCGTCTGGCCTGCTTCTGGCGAGGATATGGTGCGTGTCATTCGTGAAGAAAAGATGCTGGGGCTTGCGCATACCCCGGAAGGCATTCTCGATATGCTGGTTGAACGGGATATTGCGCAAATCAGGGAAGGTCAGTCGCCTTACTGGAGAATTGCGCCTGCCTGCCTCAAGGAGAAGATCGCGGATATTCGTTTGCAGGTAATACGCCTGAAAGACGATGTGATGGTATCCGCAATGCCCCTGCAAACGGTAGAAGGAGAAGTGATCGATGTAACTTGTGTGCAGTTGGAAGCGCCAGAAATAGCCACCCAGACACCGCAGATGGATAGCGCGCCCGCTTTTTCTGCCAAGAGTTCGCAGCAATTGGAAAATACTAATACCATCGGTGCAGTAAACCAAAAACCATCGCCAACCCTACAGGAAAACCAGCCTGTTCAGAAAGAAGCTGCTTCGCCGTCATATCCAGCATTGCCAGTATTGCCGGAAGGATTGAAACTGGATTTTCCTGACAATGAAGCAGGCAGGATTCTGCAAGTATTGCGCGATGATGTTGCATCAAACCGCAAACAGTGGGGGCAGGATGTTCTGCTCGATGAAAACGGGTATCTGCTGATCCACTGGCCAGATGCTTTTAGTGGTTGCACTTTTCCGCTAAAGAGCATTCTGGATGCGCTGTCTGATCAAAGATGGTTGTGGATCGATCCTGTAACACCCTGGAAGAAAGTAATCGATACCGAAATAAATGGCCAGACTATCAAGGTCATCCGACTGGAAAAAACCATTAGTGCTGTTTTCGTTAGGATACCTGGCAAGCCGGTATCCGGTTCCAGCAACAGTCACCCGGAAACTCAATCGACAAATTCAAAACCCGAAACCGGCATACAGCAGTCACCGCCATTACAACAATCTACTCCGTCATCAAAAGTATCAGTCAGCGGGCCTGGCAACGCATCGGACAATTTCCCCTCGCTCGATGAGCTGCTGGCAGTCGTTCGCGCAATGGATGATTTGCAAACCGATCAGGATGGCTGGCTCGAACTTGACAGAAAAATCCTGGCCAAGGCGGTCAGAAGAGCAGGATACCGTTTCACGGTGGTGCTTCTGAACAAGCTCATCAAGGAGCATTCGGACAGATTGTCGAGCGAAGGCACATTACTGCGGTGCAGGCCATGA
- a CDS encoding S26 family signal peptidase, protein MLNRTYAHFSRYTPLYLWLIVGCIAFGRSYAISFNLSDSLPGTVFLIEKNQGLNPEPGETIAFLYEGGAFYRKGAVFVKITKGLPGSIITSTEVEIGHHDYFVNDVFVGRTKPYSQTGIPIKRASVGIVPEDHYYMAATHPDSLDSRYELVGWVRRDQIIGRAHRVF, encoded by the coding sequence ATGTTGAACAGAACTTATGCACATTTTTCCAGATACACACCGCTATACCTATGGCTGATAGTCGGGTGCATCGCTTTTGGCAGAAGCTACGCCATCTCTTTCAATTTAAGTGACTCATTACCGGGCACGGTTTTTCTGATCGAGAAAAATCAGGGTCTGAACCCTGAGCCTGGCGAAACAATCGCCTTCCTCTACGAAGGTGGTGCCTTCTATAGAAAAGGAGCCGTCTTTGTCAAGATCACGAAAGGACTGCCTGGCTCTATCATCACATCCACGGAAGTAGAAATCGGTCATCACGATTATTTTGTGAATGATGTTTTTGTCGGACGGACAAAACCATATTCCCAGACTGGTATTCCCATAAAAAGAGCATCGGTTGGCATCGTTCCTGAAGATCATTACTACATGGCCGCAACCCATCCAGACAGTCTGGATTCGAGATATGAGCTGGTCGGTTGGGTGCGTCGTGACCAGATCATTGGTCGTGCCCACAGGGTATTCTGA
- a CDS encoding Dna2/Cas4 domain-containing protein, which translates to MMLESIAITLAIIAVYWVYLTWRRLSRDWRPAELKAGKVVIIEKDLRMDSPYPVIGRPDQVYQLENGLHVPLESKNRNTYQVFETDIAQLSLQAWLLRHNGMPTANYGFVAINNRQTGKRRAIRVQLMGEEECSRLVERYLNVIECRVLPEKNYGHKCKSCGHQMIC; encoded by the coding sequence ATGATGCTCGAATCAATAGCGATTACGCTGGCAATCATCGCCGTTTACTGGGTATATCTGACATGGCGCAGGTTATCCAGAGATTGGCGGCCTGCCGAGTTGAAAGCAGGAAAAGTGGTGATTATAGAAAAGGATCTGCGAATGGATAGTCCTTACCCTGTGATTGGCCGTCCCGACCAGGTATACCAACTGGAAAATGGTTTGCATGTTCCTTTGGAAAGCAAGAATCGCAATACCTATCAGGTTTTTGAAACAGACATCGCCCAGCTATCATTGCAGGCATGGCTGCTGAGACACAATGGAATGCCCACCGCCAACTATGGCTTTGTGGCGATCAACAATCGCCAAACGGGTAAACGCCGTGCGATCAGGGTGCAACTGATGGGTGAAGAGGAATGCTCCAGACTGGTTGAGCGTTATCTGAATGTTATCGAATGCAGGGTATTGCCGGAGAAAAATTATGGCCATAAATGCAAATCGTGTGGGCACCAAATGATCTGTTGA